The Salinivibrio kushneri genomic interval CCGGTTTCCATATGCTCCACACCCTGTTTCAAACCTCGACCAAATACCCGCAAATCCAGCGTCTCGATGAATACTTTGTGATTGATTTGATTGTCGATGACGGCCAAGTACAAGGTTTGATTGCCCTCCATATGGCGGAAGGCGAGCTGGTCTGTATTAAAGCCAAATCAGTGGTGCTAGCCACTGGCGGCGCGGGACGCGTTTATAGCTGTAATACCAATGGTGGCATTGTCACCGGTGATGGCATGGCCATGGCTTATCGCCACGGCATCCCGCTGCGTGATATGGAATTTGTCCAATATCATCCCACTGGATTGCCTGGTACGGGAATTTTAATGACAGAAGGCTGCCGTGGCGAAGGTGGTATTATTGTCAACAAAGACGGCTATCGTTACCTGCAAGATTATGGTCTCGGGCCAGAAACACCGGTCGGGCAGCCAAAAAACAAATACATGGAGCTCGGCCCACGCGATAAAGTCTCGCAAGCCTTTTGGCATGAGCAACAAAAAGGCAATACCATCAAGCACACGCTCGGTGACGTTGTGCATCTTGATTTGCGTCACCTCGGCGAAGATTACATTCAAGAACGACTACCGTTTATTTGTGAGCTCGCCAAAGCCTATGTCAATGTTGACCCTGCCAAAGAGCCGATCCCAATTCGTCCTACCGTGCACTACACCATGGGTGGCATTGAAACGGATGCCCAAACCGAAACGCGCGTTAACGGCTTATTTGCGGTTGGTGAGTGCTCCTCCGTCGGTTTGCACGGCGCTAATCGACTCGGCTCAAACTCGCTCGCTGAATTAGCGGTATTTGGTCGTTTAGCGGGTGAAGGCGCCGCAAAACGGGCAGCGGCCTTCACAGGTTGGAATCAAGCGGCTATTGATGCCCAGATTCAGAACGTCAAAGCGCGCATTGATAAGCTCTTGAGCCATCAAGGCGAAGAAAACTGGGCGGATATTCGCAAAGAGCTGGGCGAGACAATGGAAGCCGGCTGCGGTATTTATCGTCGCCACGATCTAATGCAAGCGACCATTGATAAAATTGCTGAACTCAAAGCTCGCTATCAAGATGTTGCCATCCAAGACCAAGGCAGTGTGTTCAATACCGATCTGCTCTACGCCATTGAGGTCGGCTATGGCTTGGAAGTCGCAGAAGCCATGGCACATTCTGCCATCCAGCGTAAGGAGTCTCGTGGCGCTCACCAACGGCTAGATGAAGGCTGCACCGAGCGTGATGATGATAACTACCTCAAACACACCTTGGCGTTCTATCAACCCGAGAGCGGTCCTCGCATTGACTATGGCGATGTCAAAATCACCAAATCACAACCACAAGCGCGCCTATATGGCGATGCGGCGGAACACGCCAATGGTGGCAATGTGGATCAACAAGAGGAGCCCGCATCATGACGCAAACTACCTACCAGGTCTCAGTGCTCAGATACGATCCGGCAACGGATGATGCGCCTTACTCGCAATCTTTCGTTGTACCCGGCGATGAAACCATGTCGGTCTTGGATGCGCTGGGGTATATCAAAGACAACCTCGATAAGTCGCTCTCTTATCGCTGGTCGTGTCGCATGGCCATTTGTGGCTCATGCGGGATGATGGTCAATGGCGTGCCCAAGCTCGCTTGCAAAGCGTTTTTACGTGATTACGCCAAAGGGGTGGTGATTGAGCCTTTGGCTAATTTTGCCATCGAAAAAGATCTCGTTGTCGATATGACGCCCTTTATTGAGCGTCTTGAAGCGATCAAACCTTATATTTTGGGCAATGATCGCCGCCCTGAAGACGGGCCCAATACGCAAACGCCTGAACAAATGGCACGCTACAAACAGTTTGCCGCTTGTATCAATTGCGGCTTATGCTACGCCGCTTGTCCTCAGTTTGGTCTCAATCCCGACTTTCTTGGTCCTGCCGCGATCGCGCTGGCACACCGCTATAATCTTGACAGCCGTGACAAGGGGAAAGCCCAACGCATGCCATTGATTAATAGTGATAACGGCGCGTGGGGGTGCACTTTCGTCGGCTACTGCTCAAAAGTGTGTCCGAAGAGTGTTGATCCTGCAGGTGCAGTCAACCAAGGCAAGGTGGCTTCCACCCAAGATATGGTGATTGCCATGTTTAATCCTAATAAAGATGGGCAGGAGGTAAGAGGATGAGTAATCGCAAACCCTATACACGCCCCATGCCGCGTACTTGGTGGCTCGACCATCCGTTCTACCGCTTTTATATGGTGCGAGAAGCGACAGTACTGCCTTTGGTCTTCTTCACGCTTAGTCTCACCGCTGGGTTAATCTGCTTGGTTCAGGGACCGCAAGCATGGCAAAGCTGGCTGGATTACATGGCCCACCCGGTTGTGATTATCTTGAACCTGGTTGCCTTGGTCGCCAGCCTGTTTCATGCCACCACCTTTTTCAGCATGATGCCGCAAGTGATGCCGATTCGCATTAAAGGCAAACTGCTCGACGGTAAATGGGTGATTGGTGCGCAATGGGCCGCGGTGGCGGT includes:
- the frdA gene encoding fumarate reductase (quinol) flavoprotein subunit, with translation MQILTTDIAVIGAGGAGLRTAIAAAEADPSLNIALVSKVYPMRSHTVAAEGGSAAVIKDEDSLDNHFNDTVSGGDWLCEQDVVDYFVKHCAHEMVQLEQWGCPWSRKDDGSINVRRFGGMKVERTWFAADKTGFHMLHTLFQTSTKYPQIQRLDEYFVIDLIVDDGQVQGLIALHMAEGELVCIKAKSVVLATGGAGRVYSCNTNGGIVTGDGMAMAYRHGIPLRDMEFVQYHPTGLPGTGILMTEGCRGEGGIIVNKDGYRYLQDYGLGPETPVGQPKNKYMELGPRDKVSQAFWHEQQKGNTIKHTLGDVVHLDLRHLGEDYIQERLPFICELAKAYVNVDPAKEPIPIRPTVHYTMGGIETDAQTETRVNGLFAVGECSSVGLHGANRLGSNSLAELAVFGRLAGEGAAKRAAAFTGWNQAAIDAQIQNVKARIDKLLSHQGEENWADIRKELGETMEAGCGIYRRHDLMQATIDKIAELKARYQDVAIQDQGSVFNTDLLYAIEVGYGLEVAEAMAHSAIQRKESRGAHQRLDEGCTERDDDNYLKHTLAFYQPESGPRIDYGDVKITKSQPQARLYGDAAEHANGGNVDQQEEPAS
- a CDS encoding succinate dehydrogenase/fumarate reductase iron-sulfur subunit; the protein is MTQTTYQVSVLRYDPATDDAPYSQSFVVPGDETMSVLDALGYIKDNLDKSLSYRWSCRMAICGSCGMMVNGVPKLACKAFLRDYAKGVVIEPLANFAIEKDLVVDMTPFIERLEAIKPYILGNDRRPEDGPNTQTPEQMARYKQFAACINCGLCYAACPQFGLNPDFLGPAAIALAHRYNLDSRDKGKAQRMPLINSDNGAWGCTFVGYCSKVCPKSVDPAGAVNQGKVASTQDMVIAMFNPNKDGQEVRG
- the frdC gene encoding fumarate reductase subunit FrdC; amino-acid sequence: MSNRKPYTRPMPRTWWLDHPFYRFYMVREATVLPLVFFTLSLTAGLICLVQGPQAWQSWLDYMAHPVVIILNLVALVASLFHATTFFSMMPQVMPIRIKGKLLDGKWVIGAQWAAVAVISLIALVLI